One window of the Populus nigra chromosome 4, ddPopNigr1.1, whole genome shotgun sequence genome contains the following:
- the LOC133690820 gene encoding phosphatidylglycerophosphate phosphatase PTPMT2-like: MYIEEIKEGDQDENSCRNVVVLDAKKVLVGAGARALFYPTLLYNVLRNKIESEFHWWDRVDQFILLGAVPFPTDVQRLKKLGVSGVVTLNESYETLVPTSLYHAHDIDHLVIPTRDYLFAPSFTDTCQAVDFIHKNASLGKTTYVHCKAGRGRSTTIVLCYLVEHRHMLPKAAYEHVRSIRPRVLLVSSQWQAVQDYYLLKVKKTSVPGCTVTQKALDLPTRGDEKQDTASFDDGSAVLVTESELDGYDASCDSGLVGNDMLAEHGLACKVQFASRAAISRLSCLWLGCHPDQKSSMKKPGSSIGGNQLSSIAADIQVY, encoded by the exons ATGTATATTGAGGAAATAAAGGAAGGAGATCAGGATGAGAATTCATGTAGAAACGTTGTCGTTTTGGATGCAAAGAAAGTTTTGGTAGGAGCTGGAGCTCGTGCTCTGTTTTACCCTACTCTGTTGTACAAtgttttgagaaataaaattgaatccgAGTTTCATTGGTGGGACAGAGTCGATCAG TTTATATTGTTGGGAGCTGTTCCGTTTCCGACGGATGTTCAACGATTGAAGAAACTTGGGGTGTCTGGTGTGGTCACACTGAATGAATCATACGAGACTTTGGTTCCCACATCACTATATCAT gctCATGATATTGATCATTTGGTCATTCCGACGAGAGACTATCTGTTTGCCCCTTCATTTACTGATACATGCCAAGCGGTAGACTTCATACATA AAAATGCCTCTCTTGGGAAGACAACATATGTTCACTGCAAGGCTGGTAGGGGGCGCAGTACAACCATTGTTCTCTGTTACCTA GTGGAACACAGGCATATGTTGCCCAAGGCTGCATACGAGCATGTAAGATCTATCAGGCCCAGGGTACTTTTGGTCTCTTCGCAATGGCAG GCTGTTCAAGACTACTATCTTCTCAAGGTGAAAAAAACTAGTGTCCCTGGCTGTACGGTAACTCAAAAAGCTTTAGATCTTCCGACCAGAGGGGACGAGAAACAGGACACGGCATCCTTTGATGATGGATCTGCTGTGTTGGTAACAGAATCTGAACTTGATGGATATGATGCTAGCTGTGACTCGGGTTTAGTGGGTAATGATATGTTGGCAGAGCATGGCCTGGCTTGTAAGGTTCAGTTTGCTAGCCGGGCAGCTATTTCCAGACTTTCATGCTTGTGGCTTGGGTGCCACCCTGACCAGAAATCTTCAATGAAGAAGCCAGGAAGCTCCATCGGGGGTAATCAGTTGAGTAGCATCGCTGCAGACATCCAGGTTTATTGA
- the LOC133692697 gene encoding cationic amino acid transporter 9, chloroplastic isoform X1 produces the protein MGGQKTPSPSSSSSSSSSSWFSHFCSSALRTKPINSPLDTILVSRNSTDALVRRLGLLDLILLGVGASIGAGIFVVTGTVARDAGPGVTFSFILAGLSCVLNALCYAELASRLPAVVGGAYLYAYSAFNELTAFLVFGQLMIDYHIGAASIARSLASYVVTILEMFPIFKDNIPSWIGHGGEEFFGGTLSINLLAPFLLALLTVILCLGVGESSIVNSFMTVLKVIIVIIVIFVGAFEVDVSNWSPFAPHGVKEILTGATVVFFAYVGFDAVANSAEESRRPQRDLPLGIIGSLVICIALYIGVCLVLTGMVPYYLLGEDAPLAEAFTSKGLKYVSILISIGAVAGLTTTLLVGLYVQSRLYLGLGRDGLLPSLFSKVHPTRHTPIHSQVWVGIVAGTLGGLFNVHVLSHILSVGALTGYSVVSACVLALRWKDKTASQFSSRWTSAWREGVLCIVTVACCGFAAGLFYRFSASFIFLVVAVVIAILATAALCCRQTYTNPPGFSCPGVPIVPAVCVFFNMFLFAQLHHEAWVRFVVLSIIMVGIYAFYGQYHAKPGSDESIIYQRAPTEATR, from the exons ATGGGGGGCCAGAAAACTCCttccccctcctcctcctcctcctcctcctcctcctcctggtTTTCTCACTTCTGCTCCTCAGCTCTCAGGACCAAACCTATAAATTCTCCACTTGACACCATCCTCGTCTCTCGTAATTCCACTGATGCCCTCGTCCGTCGCCTCGGCCTCCTCGATCTCATCCTCCTTGGCGTTGGTGCCTCCATCGGCGCCGGCATCTTTGTTGTCACCGGGACCGTCGCTCGCGACGCTGGGCCTG GGGTAACATTCAGTTTTATACTAGCTGGGTTATCGTGTGTGTTGAATGCACTGTGTTACGCAGAGTTGGCTTCACGTTTACCTGCTGTTGTTGGAGGAGCATACCTGTACGCATACTCAGCTTTCAATGAGCTTActgcttttcttgtttttgggcAGTTGATGATTGATTATCACATTGGGGCAGCTAGTATAGCAAGAAGCTTAGCAAGTTATGTTGTTACGATTTTAGAGATGTTCcctatttttaaagataatattcCGAGTTGGATTGGACATGGTGGTGAAGAGTTCTTCGGAGGAACTCTTTCCATAAATTTGTTAGCGCCATTTTTACTTGCTCTTTTGACTGTAATTTTGTGCTTGGGTGTTGGAGAATCTTCGATTGTGAACTCTTTCATGACTGTATTAAAG GTTATCATTGTTATCATTGTAATCTTTGTGGGTGCTTTTGAGGTTGATGTTTCGAACTGGTCACCTTTTGCTCCACATGGTGTTAAGGAAATATTAACCGGAGCCACTGTAGTGTTCTTTGCATACGTTGGGTTTGATGCAGTTGCAAATTCAGCTGAAGAATCTAGGAGACCACAG CGGGACCTGCCGCTAGGCATCATTGGAAGTCTTGTCATATGTATTGCACTTTATATTGGAGTCTGTTTGGTGCTCACTGGGATGGTGCCTTACTATCTCCTTGGGGAAGATGCTCCATTGGCTGAGGCTTTCACCTCTAAGGGCTTGAAATATGTTTCTATTTTAATCAGCATAGGTGCTGTTGCTGGACTTACAACGACCCTTTTAGTTGGTCTTTACGTTCAG TCTCGATTATATCTGGGTCTTGGAAGGGATGGTTTACTGCCTTCTTTATTTTCTAAAGTGCACCCAACACGTCATACTCCTATTCATTCTCAAGTCTGGGTTGGTATTGTTGCTGGCACTCTGGGAGGGTTGTTTAATGTGCACGTGCTCTCACACATTCTGTCAGTTGGTGCATTG ACAGGTTATTCTGTTGTTTCAGCATGCGTCCTAGCCCTTCGCTGGAAGGATAAGACAGCGAGTCAATTTTCTTCAAGATGGACTTCAGCATGGAGGGAAGGGGTTCTTTGCATTGTCACAGTTGCCTGCTGTGGTTTTGCTGCTGGACTCTTCTACCGTTTTAgtgcttcatttatttttctggtCGTGGCAGTTGTTATAGCTATACTTGCTACTGCTGCTCTTTGTTGCCGTCAG ACTTACACCAACCCTCCAGGGTTTTCGTGTCCTGGGGTTCCCATTGTGCCAGCTGTTTGCGTCTTCTTCAACATGTTCCTGTTTGCTCAG TTGCACCATGAAGCCTGGGTGAGATTTGTTGTCCTGAGCATTATCATGGTTGGAATATATGCATTCTACGGGCAGTATCATGCCAAACCAGGTTCAGATGAGTCAATTATTTATCAGAGAGCTCCTACAGAAGCAACTAGATAG
- the LOC133692697 gene encoding cationic amino acid transporter 9, chloroplastic isoform X2, with translation MGGQKTPSPSSSSSSSSSSWFSHFCSSALRTKPINSPLDTILVSRNSTDALVRRLGLLDLILLGVGASIGAGIFVVTGTVARDAGPGVTFSFILAGLSCVLNALCYAELASRLPAVVGGAYLYAYSAFNELTAFLVFGQLMIDYHIGAASIARSLASYVVTILEMFPIFKDNIPSWIGHGGEEFFGGTLSINLLAPFLLALLTVILCLGVGESSIVNSFMTVLKVIIVIIVIFVGAFEVDVSNWSPFAPHGVKEILTGATVVFFAYVGFDAVANSAEESRRPQRDLPLGIIGSLVICIALYIGVCLVLTGMVPYYLLGEDAPLAEAFTSKGLKYVSILISIGAVAGLTTTLLVGLYVQSRLYLGLGRDGLLPSLFSKVHPTRHTPIHSQVWVGIVAGTLGGLFNVHVLSHILSVGALTGYSVVSACVLALRWKDKTASQFSSRWTSAWREGVLCIVTVACCGFAAGLFYRFSASFIFLVVAVVIAILATAALCCRQTYTNPPGFSCPGVPIVPAVCVFFNMFLFAQLHHEAWVRFVVLSIIMVGIYAFYGQYHAKPEKSHA, from the exons ATGGGGGGCCAGAAAACTCCttccccctcctcctcctcctcctcctcctcctcctcctggtTTTCTCACTTCTGCTCCTCAGCTCTCAGGACCAAACCTATAAATTCTCCACTTGACACCATCCTCGTCTCTCGTAATTCCACTGATGCCCTCGTCCGTCGCCTCGGCCTCCTCGATCTCATCCTCCTTGGCGTTGGTGCCTCCATCGGCGCCGGCATCTTTGTTGTCACCGGGACCGTCGCTCGCGACGCTGGGCCTG GGGTAACATTCAGTTTTATACTAGCTGGGTTATCGTGTGTGTTGAATGCACTGTGTTACGCAGAGTTGGCTTCACGTTTACCTGCTGTTGTTGGAGGAGCATACCTGTACGCATACTCAGCTTTCAATGAGCTTActgcttttcttgtttttgggcAGTTGATGATTGATTATCACATTGGGGCAGCTAGTATAGCAAGAAGCTTAGCAAGTTATGTTGTTACGATTTTAGAGATGTTCcctatttttaaagataatattcCGAGTTGGATTGGACATGGTGGTGAAGAGTTCTTCGGAGGAACTCTTTCCATAAATTTGTTAGCGCCATTTTTACTTGCTCTTTTGACTGTAATTTTGTGCTTGGGTGTTGGAGAATCTTCGATTGTGAACTCTTTCATGACTGTATTAAAG GTTATCATTGTTATCATTGTAATCTTTGTGGGTGCTTTTGAGGTTGATGTTTCGAACTGGTCACCTTTTGCTCCACATGGTGTTAAGGAAATATTAACCGGAGCCACTGTAGTGTTCTTTGCATACGTTGGGTTTGATGCAGTTGCAAATTCAGCTGAAGAATCTAGGAGACCACAG CGGGACCTGCCGCTAGGCATCATTGGAAGTCTTGTCATATGTATTGCACTTTATATTGGAGTCTGTTTGGTGCTCACTGGGATGGTGCCTTACTATCTCCTTGGGGAAGATGCTCCATTGGCTGAGGCTTTCACCTCTAAGGGCTTGAAATATGTTTCTATTTTAATCAGCATAGGTGCTGTTGCTGGACTTACAACGACCCTTTTAGTTGGTCTTTACGTTCAG TCTCGATTATATCTGGGTCTTGGAAGGGATGGTTTACTGCCTTCTTTATTTTCTAAAGTGCACCCAACACGTCATACTCCTATTCATTCTCAAGTCTGGGTTGGTATTGTTGCTGGCACTCTGGGAGGGTTGTTTAATGTGCACGTGCTCTCACACATTCTGTCAGTTGGTGCATTG ACAGGTTATTCTGTTGTTTCAGCATGCGTCCTAGCCCTTCGCTGGAAGGATAAGACAGCGAGTCAATTTTCTTCAAGATGGACTTCAGCATGGAGGGAAGGGGTTCTTTGCATTGTCACAGTTGCCTGCTGTGGTTTTGCTGCTGGACTCTTCTACCGTTTTAgtgcttcatttatttttctggtCGTGGCAGTTGTTATAGCTATACTTGCTACTGCTGCTCTTTGTTGCCGTCAG ACTTACACCAACCCTCCAGGGTTTTCGTGTCCTGGGGTTCCCATTGTGCCAGCTGTTTGCGTCTTCTTCAACATGTTCCTGTTTGCTCAG TTGCACCATGAAGCCTGGGTGAGATTTGTTGTCCTGAGCATTATCATGGTTGGAATATATGCATTCTACGGGCAGTATCATGCCAAACCAG AGAAATCCCATGCGTAA